One Flagellimonas sp. CMM7 genomic region harbors:
- a CDS encoding acyl-CoA carboxylase subunit beta → MDINFNKNEDHNKLKLSELRKRLTEVKLGGGKKRIEKHHAKGKMTARERIDYLLDKDTDAIEIGAFAGDGMYEEHGGCPSAGVVVKIGYIQGKQCIVVANDATVKAGAWFPITGKKNLRAQEISIENKLPIIYLVDSAGVYLPMQDEIFPDKEHFGRIFRNNAIMSSMGITQISAVMGSCVAGGAYLPIMSDEALIVDKTGSIFLAGSYLVKAAIGESIDNETLGGATTHSEISGVIDYKTKDDKDALDKIKNIIGKIGDFDKAGFNRIEAKSPIENPKDIYGILPASRGDQYDMLEIIKRLVDNSEFEQYKEGFGKTILTGYARINGWAVGIVANQRKVVKTKKGEMQFGGVIYSDSADKATRFIANCNQKKIPLVFLQDVTGFMVGSKSEHGGIIKDGAKMVNAVSNSVVPKFTIVIGNSYGAGNYAMCGKAYDPRLIVAWPSAELAVMSGNSAAKVLLQIEKASLEKNGETLDAEKEKALFDKIKQRYDNQISPYYAASRIWTDAIIDPLETRKWISMGIEAANHSPIEKPFNMGVLQV, encoded by the coding sequence ATGGATATCAACTTCAATAAAAACGAAGATCACAATAAATTAAAACTCTCAGAGCTTAGAAAAAGGTTGACAGAAGTCAAGTTAGGCGGAGGTAAAAAACGTATAGAAAAACATCATGCCAAAGGCAAGATGACTGCTCGTGAGCGAATTGACTACCTTTTGGATAAAGATACCGATGCTATTGAAATTGGTGCTTTTGCAGGAGATGGCATGTATGAAGAACATGGTGGTTGTCCATCTGCAGGGGTAGTTGTAAAAATTGGATACATTCAAGGTAAGCAATGTATTGTTGTGGCCAATGATGCCACAGTTAAGGCTGGTGCTTGGTTTCCCATAACCGGAAAGAAAAATTTACGAGCCCAAGAGATTTCCATTGAAAACAAACTACCTATAATCTACTTAGTGGATAGTGCGGGTGTCTACCTCCCCATGCAGGATGAAATCTTTCCTGACAAAGAACATTTTGGTAGAATTTTTAGAAACAATGCCATAATGAGCAGTATGGGAATAACACAGATTTCTGCTGTAATGGGAAGTTGTGTTGCTGGTGGTGCGTACTTGCCCATTATGAGTGATGAAGCGCTTATTGTGGATAAGACAGGTAGTATCTTTTTAGCAGGTAGCTACTTGGTTAAAGCGGCTATTGGCGAAAGTATTGATAACGAAACCCTAGGTGGCGCCACTACCCATTCAGAGATTAGTGGGGTAATTGATTATAAAACCAAGGATGATAAGGATGCTTTAGATAAAATAAAAAATATCATTGGTAAGATTGGAGATTTTGATAAGGCCGGTTTCAACAGAATTGAAGCAAAAAGCCCTATTGAAAATCCAAAGGACATTTATGGCATTCTACCAGCATCAAGAGGGGATCAGTATGATATGTTGGAAATTATAAAAAGGCTTGTGGATAACTCTGAATTTGAACAATACAAAGAAGGTTTTGGAAAGACCATTCTAACGGGTTATGCTCGTATTAATGGCTGGGCAGTCGGTATTGTAGCCAATCAAAGAAAAGTGGTCAAAACCAAAAAGGGAGAAATGCAGTTTGGTGGGGTTATCTATTCAGATTCTGCAGATAAGGCCACTAGGTTTATTGCAAACTGCAATCAAAAGAAAATCCCCTTGGTTTTTTTACAGGATGTTACCGGTTTTATGGTAGGTAGCAAAAGTGAACATGGTGGTATTATAAAAGACGGTGCTAAAATGGTAAACGCTGTGAGCAATTCGGTGGTTCCTAAATTCACCATAGTTATTGGAAATAGTTATGGAGCAGGGAATTATGCCATGTGCGGAAAGGCCTATGACCCAAGATTAATTGTAGCCTGGCCTAGTGCAGAGCTTGCTGTTATGAGTGGAAATTCCGCTGCTAAGGTTCTATTACAAATTGAAAAAGCGTCGTTGGAGAAAAATGGAGAGACCCTAGATGCTGAAAAAGAGAAAGCGTTGTTCGATAAAATTAAGCAACGTTATGATAATCAGATTTCACCATACTATGCTGCTTCTCGCATCTGGACGGATGCCATTATAGATCCATTGGAAACAAGAAAATGGATTTCTATGGGTATTGAAGCAGCTAACCATTCACCCATTGAAAAGCCATTTAATATGGGCGTTTTACAAGTATAG
- a CDS encoding TonB-dependent receptor plug domain-containing protein, translated as MKQLKLQFFLLAFGICVVGFTQENKNVTICWDVSLSMKNRDIDKEYYFLDAYFKTIQNADVTLLTFSNQVISKNDFTVASGNWSGIKENLNTIKYDGATSYEELGAYADKGEVLLFTDGKQNTSSSSPSFEGELYIINSNQDFDRASLNLLSIVNNGNLVDLLDKSNAKTSKQNQKEYSGKIYNGTQGLASAKIYIKSFPAEQVSSDIQGNFKIKGAVGDTLVVSYGNKVTEHPLDNNFALNFSFEESGIQLDEVIVTEKVPVQEEEITTAYGKENKDKIGYAVQSISDEEIAPVSTTVNNAVQGKFSGVSLGQNEDLSEVKMRPSNSILGNNYGLIVVDGVPMERSNSATGEIADTSFIDPQNIASITVLKGLSATNRYGSEGANGVLLITTKTATFDGPRKQKKDLARLTNNVYDGKIKVNSKTLVTPYLKELKKGKNLQEAYDIYLDQRNKYWNTSEYLLDVYGFFYASNREVAERILSNVLEKKDTSYEELRGMFLKSEESRNHKMALLAANKMLETFPNKIQPYFDVAMANKNSGNYQSALDMFNNIANGKANAKLNFGSLEKVVGTEIRNLINKERKNLDIKKVNQKYLNNLTYNARLMLDWNNPDAEFVVQFVNPQKRFFNWEHTDTSDKKRILDELQHGFANEQFEIVGADTKGDWILNVTYLGNRTSGNKAPTFLKCTVQYNFGKPNQTSEEHLVRLQDTDDEQQLAKFTVQ; from the coding sequence ATGAAGCAACTAAAATTACAATTCTTCCTACTGGCCTTTGGTATTTGTGTAGTTGGTTTTACTCAAGAAAATAAAAATGTTACAATATGTTGGGATGTATCTCTATCCATGAAAAACAGAGATATTGACAAGGAATATTACTTTTTGGATGCCTATTTTAAAACAATTCAAAATGCTGATGTGACCCTACTTACATTTAGCAATCAGGTTATTTCCAAAAATGACTTTACAGTTGCCTCGGGTAATTGGTCTGGGATAAAAGAAAATCTAAATACCATTAAGTATGACGGAGCTACTTCTTATGAGGAGTTGGGTGCTTATGCAGATAAGGGAGAGGTTCTTTTGTTTACAGATGGAAAGCAGAATACAAGTAGCTCTTCACCAAGTTTTGAGGGAGAATTGTACATCATAAATAGCAATCAAGATTTTGATAGGGCTAGTTTAAACCTTTTGTCCATTGTTAATAATGGAAACTTGGTAGACCTGTTGGATAAATCAAACGCAAAGACTTCTAAGCAAAATCAAAAAGAATATTCAGGAAAAATATACAATGGAACCCAAGGCTTGGCTTCCGCTAAAATTTATATTAAAAGTTTTCCTGCAGAACAGGTTTCATCTGATATCCAAGGTAATTTTAAAATAAAAGGAGCAGTAGGCGATACTTTAGTGGTGTCGTACGGAAACAAAGTGACCGAGCATCCATTAGATAATAATTTTGCACTTAATTTTTCATTTGAAGAAAGTGGAATACAATTGGATGAAGTTATTGTAACTGAGAAAGTACCAGTGCAAGAAGAGGAAATTACCACGGCATATGGTAAAGAAAATAAAGACAAAATAGGCTATGCAGTGCAATCCATATCAGATGAGGAAATTGCTCCGGTTTCCACTACGGTCAATAATGCTGTGCAAGGAAAATTTTCTGGTGTTAGTTTAGGACAGAATGAAGATTTAAGTGAAGTAAAAATGCGTCCTAGCAATTCTATTCTTGGAAATAACTATGGCTTGATCGTTGTTGATGGCGTTCCTATGGAAAGATCAAATTCGGCCACTGGAGAGATTGCGGATACCAGTTTTATTGACCCTCAGAACATAGCAAGTATTACGGTATTAAAGGGACTTTCCGCCACAAACAGATATGGTAGTGAAGGAGCCAACGGGGTTCTTCTGATTACTACAAAAACCGCCACGTTTGATGGTCCAAGAAAGCAAAAAAAGGACTTAGCTCGTTTAACGAATAACGTATATGACGGCAAGATTAAAGTAAACAGTAAGACTTTGGTTACGCCATATTTAAAAGAGTTGAAAAAAGGAAAAAATCTTCAAGAAGCTTACGATATCTATCTTGACCAAAGAAACAAGTATTGGAATACTTCGGAATATTTACTGGATGTTTACGGATTCTTCTATGCTTCAAACCGAGAAGTTGCAGAACGAATTTTATCCAATGTCCTAGAAAAAAAAGATACCAGTTATGAAGAACTAAGAGGAATGTTCTTGAAATCCGAAGAAAGCCGGAACCATAAAATGGCACTATTGGCAGCAAATAAGATGTTGGAGACATTTCCAAATAAAATTCAGCCTTATTTTGATGTGGCCATGGCCAATAAAAATTCAGGAAATTACCAGAGTGCCTTAGATATGTTCAATAACATTGCTAATGGAAAGGCTAATGCCAAACTAAACTTTGGTAGTTTGGAAAAGGTAGTTGGAACAGAAATAAGAAATTTGATCAATAAGGAGCGAAAGAACCTTGATATCAAAAAAGTGAATCAGAAGTACTTGAACAATCTCACCTATAATGCGAGATTGATGCTAGATTGGAACAACCCTGATGCGGAATTTGTAGTTCAATTTGTGAATCCCCAAAAACGCTTTTTTAATTGGGAGCATACAGATACAAGTGACAAAAAGAGAATTTTGGATGAGTTGCAGCACGGTTTTGCCAATGAACAGTTTGAAATTGTAGGCGCAGACACAAAGGGAGATTGGATATTGAACGTTACCTACCTTGGCAATAGAACCAGTGGCAATAAAGCGCCAACTTTTCTAAAATGTACTGTACAATACAATTTTGGAAAGCCCAACCAGACTAGTGAGGAACACCTAGTTCGTCTTCAGGATACGGATGATGAACAACAATTGGCCAAATTCACCGTACAATAG
- a CDS encoding carboxypeptidase-like regulatory domain-containing protein: MRKIVFLFFLSLTSIIFSQEEIKKIRGIVTDGFGPLQNVNILVKGTDVGIKTDKLGKYSIFANEGQTLVYSYVGKLPVEIIIEDVTEFLNIVLYDKVEELEGVTVTKRKRKSQKDLLNEYNENKNLIKTGFGILDKERIGFSLRIIDTDDLNPAAIDFVTALENRVPGIKVDRSDPTRPKVFLPRKFNSMENGRPAAFEVDGLVTADAPIYIPLESMERIAVINTPIGLTRYGSIAAGGLVVINTKVANFGRREPGTDKPYDQARLRDNFFKEGSTVKNGQLSKSKYLNELLLASNKEEAKNIFEEQEKQLSNSPYFYLDAFSFFKNEFDDKDIRKEIVEKIAEEFATDPTILKAFAYKLDEIGDFKWAAEIYKKVFILRPHYAQSYMDLANNYRDLNDMDNAARLYARYNYLVDKSFFKSSESFSPILKKEFNNLLVHHSTILSSKTFLKTEEEFKGTRLVFEWNNGEAEFELQFVNPERQYFTWNHTMLDNPERIQDEKGQGFSCQEYLIYEPEKGKWNVNVKYLGNKSLTPTFLKATVYYNFGSTEQRKETKVFKLETKNVNQALFQINNGLSISLN, from the coding sequence ATGCGTAAAATAGTATTCCTATTTTTTTTATCGCTCACCTCAATTATTTTTTCACAAGAAGAGATTAAAAAAATCCGTGGAATTGTTACAGATGGATTTGGACCTTTGCAAAATGTAAATATCCTGGTAAAAGGAACGGACGTGGGAATAAAAACAGATAAGCTGGGTAAATACAGCATATTTGCGAACGAAGGGCAAACCTTGGTATATAGTTATGTGGGAAAGCTACCTGTAGAAATTATCATTGAAGATGTTACGGAGTTTTTAAATATTGTATTGTATGATAAGGTGGAAGAACTGGAGGGTGTAACCGTAACAAAAAGAAAGCGTAAGAGCCAAAAAGACCTGCTTAATGAATATAACGAAAACAAAAACCTGATTAAGACGGGATTTGGCATACTGGATAAAGAACGAATAGGGTTTTCATTAAGAATTATTGATACGGACGACTTAAATCCTGCTGCAATTGATTTTGTTACTGCACTTGAAAATAGAGTGCCAGGCATAAAAGTAGATAGGTCTGATCCAACCCGACCTAAGGTTTTTTTGCCAAGAAAATTTAATTCAATGGAAAATGGAAGACCGGCTGCTTTTGAAGTTGATGGTTTAGTTACAGCGGATGCTCCAATCTACATTCCGTTGGAAAGCATGGAACGTATTGCAGTAATAAATACGCCTATTGGCCTTACAAGATATGGAAGTATTGCAGCAGGTGGGTTGGTTGTTATAAATACAAAGGTTGCAAATTTTGGCAGGCGAGAGCCTGGAACAGACAAACCCTATGATCAAGCAAGGCTACGGGATAATTTTTTTAAAGAGGGGAGTACAGTCAAGAATGGGCAACTATCCAAATCAAAATATCTCAATGAATTATTATTGGCCAGTAACAAAGAAGAGGCAAAGAACATATTTGAAGAACAGGAAAAACAACTTTCCAATTCACCTTACTTTTATCTGGATGCTTTTTCATTTTTTAAAAATGAATTTGATGACAAGGACATCCGAAAGGAAATAGTGGAAAAAATTGCAGAAGAATTTGCAACAGACCCAACCATACTTAAAGCATTTGCATATAAACTGGATGAAATTGGTGATTTTAAATGGGCCGCTGAAATTTATAAAAAAGTGTTCATTCTAAGACCGCATTATGCGCAGTCTTATATGGATTTAGCCAATAACTATCGCGATTTAAATGATATGGATAACGCAGCCAGGCTTTATGCTCGATATAATTATTTAGTTGACAAATCATTTTTCAAGAGCTCTGAGTCGTTCTCACCAATACTAAAAAAAGAGTTTAACAACCTCCTTGTACACCATAGTACAATTTTAAGTAGCAAAACATTTTTAAAAACGGAAGAAGAATTTAAAGGTACACGTTTGGTTTTTGAATGGAACAATGGTGAAGCCGAATTCGAACTACAATTTGTAAATCCAGAGAGACAATATTTTACGTGGAACCATACCATGTTGGACAATCCTGAAAGGATACAGGATGAAAAAGGCCAGGGCTTTTCATGCCAAGAATATTTAATCTATGAACCTGAAAAAGGAAAATGGAATGTAAATGTGAAGTATTTGGGGAACAAGAGTCTAACTCCCACCTTTTTAAAAGCCACAGTCTACTACAATTTTGGCTCTACTGAGCAACGCAAGGAAACAAAAGTCTTTAAATTAGAAACCAAAAATGTTAATCAAGCGCTGTTTCAAATCAATAACGGGTTGTCCATTTCTTTGAATTAA